A window from Synechococcus sp. RSCCF101 encodes these proteins:
- a CDS encoding GGDEF domain-containing protein yields MNAKRKILTAIGVTLTVLMLIITTVVALNFRSYGIESAKQKSSLTAELVRDALTSHMVNGWTEDQIQFYLVQISQTQNIRDLWLVRSQSVIDEMGPSMYNEVPRDDVDVQVLNTGERAEVLDESPQEASLRVTIPYVASAFGTPNCLQCHTASEGDVLGALSMVFNISDARNTGIITILPIAGASLLFLAIAILVTNHFIHPYLELFSSLQTSIGKASDGDFSGLVQTSLTDEGGEVAKRQNELYSKMQGTITDIDEKITTLLTQDSSLYNKNPLIRSKEIISELADIYKFKRTIEFDRSKHEVYNRIAYVIHDKLAIQHFAIYETSSERKTRALVHASDPGMWHSAAVDADINECRAYRTQTVIYSDDFNHVCDNCTQSSDAAYVCVPFSINKEVGLLIAIRPAEAGEVTRIRRVVPTILSYLDAAKPVIESQLLTALLTEQSRRDPLTGLYNRKYLEEYIDKALPQAMRAKTSLGVLMLDIDFFKMVNDTYGHDIGDVVIRGLTETMNECIREADIPIRFGGEEFIVLLYNSDENGAMMVGEKIREAFEKKVFTAGKERFSKTVSVGVSLFPEDASSFWKVIKSADLALYRAKESGRNQVVRFAESMAMQGADY; encoded by the coding sequence ATGAACGCCAAGCGGAAGATCCTCACGGCGATCGGGGTCACGCTGACCGTGCTGATGCTGATCATCACCACGGTGGTGGCGCTCAACTTCCGCAGCTACGGCATCGAGAGCGCCAAGCAGAAATCGAGCCTCACCGCCGAGCTGGTGCGCGATGCCCTCACCTCACACATGGTGAACGGCTGGACGGAGGATCAGATCCAGTTCTATCTGGTTCAGATCAGCCAGACCCAGAACATCCGCGACCTCTGGCTGGTGCGCTCCCAGAGCGTGATCGATGAGATGGGCCCCAGCATGTACAACGAAGTGCCGCGCGACGATGTCGACGTGCAGGTGCTCAACACCGGCGAACGGGCGGAGGTGCTGGATGAAAGCCCGCAGGAGGCCAGCCTGCGCGTGACCATTCCCTACGTGGCCTCGGCCTTCGGGACGCCCAACTGCCTGCAATGCCACACCGCCAGTGAGGGCGACGTGCTGGGCGCCCTCTCGATGGTGTTCAACATCAGCGACGCCCGCAACACCGGCATCATCACCATCCTGCCGATCGCGGGAGCCTCGCTGCTGTTCCTGGCGATCGCGATCCTGGTGACCAATCACTTTATCCATCCCTACCTGGAGCTGTTCAGCTCCCTCCAGACCTCGATCGGGAAAGCCAGCGACGGTGATTTCTCCGGCCTGGTCCAGACCTCCCTCACCGACGAGGGCGGCGAGGTGGCGAAACGGCAGAACGAGCTCTACTCGAAGATGCAGGGCACCATCACTGATATCGACGAGAAGATCACCACCCTGCTCACACAGGACAGCAGCCTCTACAACAAGAATCCCCTGATCCGCTCGAAGGAGATCATCAGCGAGCTGGCGGACATCTACAAGTTCAAACGCACGATCGAATTCGACCGCTCCAAGCACGAGGTCTACAACCGCATCGCCTACGTGATTCACGACAAGCTGGCGATCCAGCACTTCGCTATCTACGAGACCAGCTCCGAACGCAAGACGCGTGCCCTGGTCCACGCCAGCGACCCGGGCATGTGGCATTCAGCGGCCGTGGATGCCGACATCAACGAATGCCGGGCCTACCGCACGCAGACGGTGATCTACTCCGACGACTTCAACCACGTCTGCGACAACTGCACCCAGAGCAGCGATGCGGCCTATGTGTGCGTGCCGTTTTCGATCAACAAGGAGGTGGGGCTGCTGATCGCCATCCGGCCGGCCGAGGCGGGTGAAGTCACGCGGATCCGGCGGGTGGTGCCCACGATCCTCAGCTACCTCGATGCCGCCAAGCCGGTGATCGAGAGCCAGCTGCTCACCGCGCTGCTCACCGAGCAGTCGCGCCGCGATCCGCTCACCGGTCTCTACAACCGCAAATACCTGGAGGAATACATCGACAAGGCCCTGCCCCAGGCGATGCGCGCCAAGACCAGCCTGGGCGTGCTGATGCTCGACATCGATTTCTTCAAGATGGTGAACGACACCTACGGTCACGACATCGGCGATGTGGTGATCCGGGGCCTCACCGAGACCATGAACGAGTGCATCCGCGAAGCGGACATCCCGATCCGCTTCGGTGGCGAGGAGTTCATCGTGCTCCTCTACAACTCCGATGAGAACGGCGCGATGATGGTGGGCGAAAAGATCCGCGAGGCCTTCGAGAAGAAGGTGTTCACGGCCGGCAAGGAGCGCTTCAGCAAGACCGTGAGCGTGGGCGTGAGCCTGTTTCCTGAAGACGCCAGCTCCTTCTGGAAAGTGATCAAGAGCGCCGATCTGGCCCTGTACCGTGCCAAGGAATCGGGCCGCAACCAGGTGGTGCGCTTCGCCGAGAGCATGGCCATGCAGGGGGCGGACTACTGA